The sequence tgtTTTTAGTTATACAAAAAGCACTAAACCTAACAATGCAGCAaacaaatgtacagctcctgctttgtatcgcACTACACCTCATTAATAAGTAATGCAAACAGTTACTTGAGCTCTGGTGTACCCAGTGCAAGGAGGCGGAGCTTCAGAGCCTGGCACTTTTCATATCCGTTCTGTTTAAATGAGCTGCAATgacagtgagtagttactattctctTGTAGTTCTGCACAGCAGTTTCATGCTAAGTCTGGGGCATAAATCTGCTTTTGCTATATTCTCTCACGTATCTGTTTGGCTACTTGGGATGTGATGGGACATAATGCGAGTGCCGTTTTGTATTATAGCTGCACTAGTTGGTTCCAGCACTCTGTAACTTTGTGATGGACTTTGCCCCCTTAGCTGTAACTTTGTGTCCCTGGTCAAACCTTAGTCCTCTGTTACTGCTCCTAGTAAATCATTATCAGTGGGCTTGTGCTACCTACTGCCCAGGGCCCTTGTGTGATCGGCTTATTTGCTCTCTTTACAGGCTCAGTCACTGGAGGAACCTGCAAAGAGTTGGCATCTCAGCCAGACATTGATGGCTTCCTAGTCGGAGGTGCTTCACTGAAAGCAGAGTTCATAGACATCATAAACGCCAAACACTAACAACATTCCACCCCCCTCTGTATGCCCTGGATTCTTCTCTGCAGCGTGAGATGCTGCCAGTGTCGCCCATACTGTACAAACTGTTATTGTGAGCTGTGATAGATTAAAGTATCTGAAACCATTCTGTTGTAGCTTTGTTTACCCTGCATGATGCCCCTGAAGCTCAGACTCACCCTGGGGGCCTAGTGACTTCCCCAGTGCTGCAGGTTATCTATTTTATTAAATAGAGGTCTGGGGAATACAATTGGTTAAATTATATTGTAGTTGCTATTCCTACAGGGGGCTTTGCAGCTGCCGCAAATGAGGTTTGTCAGATTTGTGTAACGTTTGCTGATGGTAAGAACCATATTAAGGGGCATAAACGCACAGATTCTTTCACGATTCCGATaaaacaggcatttttaaaataattttccaattttctttatcttgttatcctttgttgaaaagcaggaagttaagttcaggagtgtgcatgcctgcagttttgcagcaatgttgcaCATTAGCAAGAGACCTAGATGGCAAAACTGTTTCCGGtgttgtagtgctccagacatgtgcatgctatacCTGTCTAGATATCTCCTAACATTTGGTTTGTTCACCTTTATTTGccgagtaaattggaaactttagtcaaatactattttttttaaaccataaaagaatgtgggtttcatgtcccttaagtgTGAATTTTTAAGTAGGGGTAGCCTTGTGCTTGCCCGGTCAGTCATTTGGCACAGGGGGTAGTCTTGTGCTTGGCCTGGGCGGTCATTGGGGGGGGGAAAATGTAGGGTAGCCTTGTGCTTGGCCTGGGCGGTCATTGGGGGGGTTGGTAGGGTAGACTTGTGATTGGCCTGGGGGGGGGCATGTAGGGTAACCTTGTGCTTGGCCTGAGTGGTCATTGGGGGTACGTAGGTAACATTCCGCTTGGCCTGGGCATTACCGGTATATAAGCACCCTACAGcatgggtcagcaaccttggggcccccaaatgttttggaactaaatttcccatgatgctcagcataatgggaaatgtaggTACAAAACATCTGCTTTATTACACACACCTGTAGGAGGACTTTCAGCATGAGACCATaacctgctatattacacacaccccTACCTGTAGGAGGACCTTCAGCATGAGACCATAACCTGCTAAATTACACACACCTACCTGTAGGAGGACCTTCAGCATGAGACCATaacctgctatattacacacacccctgtaggaggaccttcagcatgagacataacctgctttattacacacacctgtaggaggaccttcagcatgagaccataacctgctttattacacacaaacctgtaggaggaccttcagcatgagaccataatctgctttattacacacacacctgtaggagGACCTTCAGCATGAGACCATAATCTGCTTTATTACACACAAACCTGTAGGAGGACCTTCAGCATGAGACCATAACCTGCTTTATTACACACAAACCTGTAGGAGGACCTTCAGCATGAGACCATAACctgctttattacacacacacctgtaggagGACCTTCTGCATGAGACATAACCTGCTTTATTACACACAAACCTGTAGGAGGACCTTCAGCATGAGACATAACctgctttattacacacacacacacacacacacacacacacacacacctgtaggaggaccttcagcatgagaccataacctgctttattacacacaaacctgtaggaggaccttcagcatgagaccataacctgctttattacacacacctgtaggaggaccttcagcatgagaccataacctgctttattacacacacacacacacctgtaggaggaccttcagcatgagaccataacctgctatattacacacacacctgtaggaggaccttcagcatgagaccataacctgctatattacacacacacctgtaggaggaccttcagcatgagaccataacctgctatattacacacacacctgtaggaggatcttcagcatgagaccataacctgctttaatacacacacacacctgtaggaggaccttcagcatgagaccataacctgctatattacacacacacacacctgtaggaggatcttcagcatgagaccataacctgctttaacacacacacacctgtaggaggaccttcagcatgagaccataacctgctttaacacacacacacctgtaggaggaccttcagcatgagaccataacctgctatattatatacacacacctgtagGAGGATCTTCTGCATGAGACCATgacctgctatattacacacacacctgtaggaggaccttcagcatgagaccataacctgctatattacacacacacctgtaggaggaccttcagcatgagaccataacctgctttattacacacacctgtaggaggaccttcagcatgagaccataacctgctttattacacacacacacacctgtaggaggaccttcagcatgagaccataacctgctttattacacacacacacctgtaggaggaccttcagcatgagaccataacctgctttattacacacacacctgtaggaggaccttcagcatgagaccataacctgctttattacacacacacctgtaggaggaccttcagcatgagaccataacctgctatattacacacacacctgtaggaggaccttcagcatgagaccataacctgctatattacacacacacctgtaggaggaccttcagcatgagaccataacctgctttattacacacacacctgtaggagGATCTTCAGCATGGGACATAACCtgcttttaacacacacacacctgtaggaggaccttcagcatgagaccataacctgctatattatacacacacctGTAGGAGGACCTTCTGCATGAGACCATgacctgctatattacacacacacctgtaggaggaccttcagcatgagaccataacctgctatattacacacacacctgtaggaggaccttcaacatgagaccataacctgctttattacacacacacctgtaggagGATCTTCAGCATGGGACATAACctgctttaacacacacacacacacacacacacacacacacacctgtaggaggaccttcagcatgagaccataacctgctatattatacacacacctgtaggaggaccttctgcatgagaccataacctgctatattatacacacacctgtaggaggaccttcagcatgagaccataacctgctttattacacacacacacctgtaggaggaccttcagcatgagaccataacctgctatattacacacacacacacacctgtaggaggaccttcagcatgagaccataacctgctatattacacacacacacctgtaggaggatcttcagcatgagaccataacctgctatattacacacacatacctgtaggAGGATCTTCAGCATGAGACCATAACctgctttattacacacacacacacacacacacctgtaggaggatcttcagcatgagaccataacctgctttattacacacacacacacacacacacacacacctgtaggaggatcttcagcatgagaccataacctgctatattacacacacatacctgtaggAGGATCTTCAGCATGAGACCATaacctgctatattacacacacacacacacacctgtaggaggatcttcagcatgagaccataacctgctttaatacacacacacacacctgtaggaggaccttcagcatgagaccataacctgctatattacacacacacctgtaggagGATCTTCTGCATGAGACCATgacctgctatattacacacacacctataggaGGATCTTCAGCATGAGACCATAACctgctttattacacacacacacacacacacacacacatacatacctgtaGGAGGATCTTCAGCATAAGACCATaacctgctatattacacacacacacctgtaggaggatcttcagcatgagaccataacctgctatattacacacacatacctgtaggAGGATCTTCAGCATGAGACCATaacctgctatattacacacaaacacacctgtaGGAGGATCTTCAGCATGAGACCATAACctgctatattatacacacacctGTAGGAGGATCTTCTGCATGAGACCATgacctgctatattacacacataccTGTAGGAGGATCTTCAGCATGAGACCATaacctgctatattacacacataccTGTAGGAGGATCTTCAGCATGAGACCATaacctgctatattacacacacacctgtaggaggatcttcagcatgagaccataacctgctatattacacacataccTGTAGGAGGATCTTCAGCATGAGACCATaacctgctatattacacacacacctgtaggaggatcttcagcatgagaccataacctgctttaatacacacacacacacctgtaggaggaccttcagcatgagaccataacctgctatattacacacacacacctgtaggaggaccttcagcatgagaccataacctgctatattacacacacacacctgtaggaggaccttcagcatgagaccataacctgctatattacacacaaacCTGTAGGACGTTTCCACCATACTCGGTGGATAGATGAGTACTTGGTGCTTCTGCTGAGTAACTAGGAAATCTGCAAAAACAAATGAGTTTAGAATTTGACTTAACAAGCTTCAGAgcttcctaaaattacattaatgcCACTGGGAATCAGTGAGGTTATTTAATGAACCTGCTGAATCATTTCTGTGGGATACAATTTCTGGGTGTTTTccagtaaattcaaaatgaaaccttcataatttagacaaaactttccaatttacttagacTTATTTTGTTGTTTTACTATCATTTAAAAAGTAAATGCAGGTGACCTGCTAAGAAGCCTGTGTATGACAATCTATTgcagtagtgtttgtaactatgtctACATTAGTATAAACACttgcaaatactgcatgctcctgagcttaaagggacagtctacaccaaaattgtttttatttaaaagatagataatccctttactacccaatccccgtttttgcataaccaacacagttatattaatatactttttacctctgtgattaccttgtatctaagcctctgcagactgcctccttatctaagtgcttttaacagacatgcagtgtagtcaatctgtgaagactcctaaataacttcacgggagtgagcacaatgttatctatatgacacacgaactagtactgtctaactgtgaaaaactttcaaaatgctctgagctaggaggtggttttcaactgtttagaaatcagtttgacccTAGcttggtttagcttttcaaaaatacccccaagggaacaaagcaaatttagtgataaaagtaaattggaaagtggtttaaaattgctgccctatctgagtcatgaaagtttagttttgacaagactgtccctttaaagggacactaaacccagcatgttattttctaatttattcatataaaattttctttgttctattgctatctttatttaaaaagcaggaatttaaaggttaggagccggcccatattagGTTAgcgccctggatagcgcttgcttattggtggccatttctgaaccaaaaatgggccggctcctaacctttacattccttctttttaaataaagatgacaagtgaataggggtaaattagaaagttgattaaaattgctgctatatctgaatcattaaaaaaaaattgagtttagtgtccctttaactaggatcACTCATTTTTACAAAATAAACCACTAGAACTAAGCATagtggataataaaagtaaactgcagTTGTGCGATTACCATCAATCAGTTTATTACGCGTACAATCAAATTAATATCAATCTAATGAACTGTTGTTGGGTGATGAATGGACAGGTCCGTGTCATGGAATAAACTGCCGGACGTTCAGTCTCTACCTCAGTAATAGCTTCCTAGAATACACTGAAGGAACAAGCATGTGACACTGCACCCCTACTCTTGATCTTGGCTACCAGATAGGGAAGCACAAGGAGACATTTTGATGTTGTGAGGCCAGGGAATGGTTTGCTTGTCACCCGCTGCTTCTGAACTAATAGCTGTTGTCAGGGTGGTCTTATCCCCTAGTAATACAGGGGTTTATCACATTCCGTGCTAAGTGTGTATTTACTTCTAGAGGCCACTTGTTCTACAACTACAGCAATGTCAGAATATGCACATGCTTCACGTCATACAGGGTAGACCCAGAAGATCCTGTGTGCTGTGTTGCTGGGTCAGGTTTCCTCAGTCAGTAAAGTTTTACTTCACAATCCTCACATTTCACTGAGTTCATTTGCAAGGTCCATAGGAAAAGAAAATACTTTACTTAATCCCAAAACCTGATATTGTGTTGTTTTGGTGCAATTCCTCCTTTCTATGCAAAACTGGTGCGTTCCATCCTGAGGAAGGTAACTGTAGCTCCCTGTGATTTGCATCTGCACCATCTGTCTCTGTACATCACTCGTCTGTATTTACTATGGCTTCAGTCAATATGTTGGCTCTCTCTGCTGTCCAAATGATAACCTGTCTCCTGGGCTTGGCAACCAATGGGTTTATATTGTTGGTCAGCATCTGGGCAAAGATCCAGCATCGCCTCCCTGCATCTTCTGATTACTTCATATGCAGTCTGGCCATGAGCAATCTCTTTCTCCAGGTGAGCTCGGCAGGCAACTGGATGTGTGAGCTTTTCCAGGAAAGCCATCCTTTCTGCAACATTATTTATGTGCTGAAGATGATCTCCAGCTCTTGCAACCTGGTACTGAGTTCCTGGCTGTGCGTCTTCTACTGCAGCAGGATCGTTGTGTTTCACCATTGCACGCTGATCTGGCTGCAGAGAACCATCAAGAGCTCTTATAAATACTTCATCTTCTTCTCTGTGTTCCTGTGTGTGCTTATGGGCATTCCATTGATGTGGACCAGAAAAGAAGATGGTTTTACTATCCAGAGCTTTAATAGCAGCATCCCTGGCAATAAGACAATTAAGTACACATACATGAATTTATACAGGACCTTCCTTGTGCTTTTTGTGTATTGCATACCCCTGCTCTGTGTTCTCCTCTCTGCTGGTCTCATATTGCGGTCCCTATCAAAACACATGAGGAGGCTGCATATCACTATGAGAGCAGGCCACGAGGTCCGTATGGAAGCTCACCTCCAAGCAGGTTACACAGTGCTGTCTTTGTTGATATTATTCATTGGATATTTTGTGAATTCAATAATTATCCTAATAGATGTGTTCCCTGAAGGTGACACACGACTCTTTATCTGCTACTTAGCCTCGTTTGTGTACTGCTTGGCACATGGCATGGTTTTGATCAGAGGAAATGTCAAGCTTCGCAAGGTTGCTGCAGGAATCCTAATGAAATATGCTCAGAGGACAATGGGTAACACTAGAGAATAAGGGGTTGGAAACAGAGGATAAGGGGGCAACACCAGAGATCAAGGGGATCACACCAGAAAACAAGGGGTAACACCAGAGGATAAGGGGATCATACCAGAAA is a genomic window of Bombina bombina isolate aBomBom1 unplaced genomic scaffold, aBomBom1.pri scaffold_582, whole genome shotgun sequence containing:
- the LOC128643537 gene encoding taste receptor type 2 member 1-like — its product is MASVNMLALSAVQMITCLLGLATNGFILLVSIWAKIQHRLPASSDYFICSLAMSNLFLQVSSAGNWMCELFQESHPFCNIIYVLKMISSSCNLVLSSWLCVFYCSRIVVFHHCTLIWLQRTIKSSYKYFIFFSVFLCVLMGIPLMWTRKEDGFTIQSFNSSIPGNKTIKYTYMNLYRTFLVLFVYCIPLLCVLLSAGLILRSLSKHMRRLHITMRAGHEVRMEAHLQAGYTVLSLLILFIGYFVNSIIILIDVFPEGDTRLFICYLASFVYCLAHGMVLIRGNVKLRKVAAGILMKYAQRTMGNTRE